A part of Mesoplodon densirostris isolate mMesDen1 chromosome 10, mMesDen1 primary haplotype, whole genome shotgun sequence genomic DNA contains:
- the CHCHD4 gene encoding mitochondrial intermembrane space import and assembly protein 40, with the protein MAYCRQEGKDRIIFVTKEDHETPSSAELVADDPNDPYEEHGLILPNGDINWNCPCLGGMASGPCGEQFKAAFSCFHYSTEDVKGSDCIDQFRAMQECMQKYPDLYPQEEEEKPADQLEETAVSEATTTKEEEGSS; encoded by the exons GGAAGGATCGAATCATATTTGTGACCAAAGAAGACCATGAAACTCCAAGCAGTGCGGAGCTGGTGGCCGATGACCCCAATGATCCTTACGAGGAGCACG GACTGATCCTGCCCAACGGAGACATCAACTGGAACTGCCCGTGCCTGGGGGGCATGGCCAGCGGCCCGTGTGGGGAACAGTTCAAGGCGGCCTTTTCCTGCTTCCACTACAGCACAGAGGATGTCAAGGGGTCGGACTGTATAGACCAGTTCCGGGCCATGCAGGAGTGCATGCAGAAGTACCCGGACCTCTAtccccaggaggaggaggagaagccagCGGATCAATTAGAGGAAACGGCTGTCTCTGAAGCCACCACAACCAAAGAAGAGGAGGGGTCTAGCTAA